Proteins encoded within one genomic window of Cucumis sativus cultivar 9930 chromosome 3, Cucumber_9930_V3, whole genome shotgun sequence:
- the LOC101216130 gene encoding putative F-box protein PP2-B12 gives MDINQLPAECLSSILAFTSPKDACRSAVASPAFRSAADSDALWITFLPSDYRQIISQASSSSTSSFLNSLSKKALYFRLSDHLLFIGSGNSSFVLEKESGKKCYMIGARDLDIIWGNSPQYWTWKSIPTSRFREVAELQVVWWLEIKGKIEARSLSPKTKYAAYFVFKLVEDRYSRRGFQIRPVSLEVHFEGAEVEEDGRKRVILDPPEGSLVVCEERSDGWMEVEMGEIFNELGDDGTIIFHLKQIDNFISKGGLIVEGIEIRPKYD, from the exons ATGGACATCAACCAGCTACCGGCGGAGTgcctttcttccattttagCCTTCACATCACCAAAGGACGCCTGCAGATCTGCCGTCGCGTCCCCGGCTTTCAGATCCGCCGCGGATTCCGACGCTCTTTGGATCACTTTTCTGCCGTCCGATTACCGGCAGATTATTTCTCAGGCTTCGTCTTCATCTACGTCGTCGTTTCTGAATTCACTGTCCAAAAAGGCTCTCTACTTTCGTCTCTCCGATCATTTGCTTTTCATTGGCTCTGGAAATTCG AGTTTTGTGTTGGAGAAAGAGAGTGGGAAGAAATGTTATATGATAGGAGCAAGAGATCTGGACATTATTTGGGGGAATTCACCCCAATATTGGACTTGGAAATCCATTCCTACATCAAG GTTTCGTGAAGTGGCTGAGTTACAAGTTGTGTGGTGGCTTGaaatcaaaggaaaaataGAGGCCAGAAGTTTAAGTCCCAAAACCAAGTATGCAGCTTATTTTGTGTTCAAGCTTGTGGAAGACCGTTACAGCCGCCGTGGGTTTCAAATAAGACCTGTTTCTTTAGAGGTTCATTTTGAAGGGGCagaggttgaagaagatggAAGGAAAAGGGTAATTTTGGACCCTCCTGAAGGATCTCTCGTAGTTTGCGAAGAAAGAAGTGATGGATGGATGGAGGTTGAAATGGGTGAAATCTTCAATGAATTAGGAGACGATGGCACAATTATTTTCCACTTGAAGCAAATTGATAACTTTATAAGTAAAGGTGGGTTAATTGTCGAAGGAATTGAGATTAGGCCTAAAtatgattaa
- the LOC101204758 gene encoding putative F-box protein PP2-B12, whose translation MDINQLPAECISSILAFTSPKDACRSAVASPAFRSAADSDAIWTTFLPSDYRQIISQASSSSTSSFLNSLSKKALYFRLSDHLLFIGSGNSSFVLEKESGKKCYMIGARDLEIVWGSSPAYWTWQSIPTSRFPEVAELRVVWWLEIKGKIEGRNLSPKTKYAAYFVFKFKEGDFQHDGFGTKPVSLEVYFEGEEVGEDGTKMVLLDPPEGSPVVCKERSDGWMEVEMGEFFNELGDDGMVIFHLKQIDGIIKGGLIVEGIEIRPKYD comes from the exons ATGGACATCAACCAGCTACCGGCGGAGTgcatttcttccattttggCCTTCACATCACCGAAAGATGCCTGCAGATCTGCCGTCGCGTCCCCGGCTTTCAGATCCGCCGCTGATTCCGACGCTATTTGGACCACTTTTCTGCCGTCCGATTACCGACAGATTATTTCCCAGGCTTCCTCTTCATCTACGTCGTCGTTTCTGAATTCACTGTCCAAAAAGGCTCTCTACTTCCGTCTCTCCGATCATTTGCTTTTCATTGGCTCTGGAAATTCG AGTTTTGTGTTGGAGAAAGAGAGTGGGAAGAAATGTTATATGATAGGAGCAAGAGATCTGGAGATTGTTTGGGGGAGTTCACCCGCATATTGGACTTGGCAATCCATTCCTACATCAAG GTTTCCTGAAGTGGCCGAGTTGCGAGTCGTGTGGTGGCTTGaaatcaaaggaaaaataGAGGGTAGAAATTTAAGTCCTAAAACCAAATATGCAGCTTACTTTGTGTTCAAGTTTAAGGAAGGCGATTTCCAGCACGATGGGTTTGGAACAAAACCTGTTTCATTAGAAGTTTATTTTGAAGGGGAGGAGGTTGGAGAAGATGGAACGAAAATGGTACTTTTGGACCCTCCCGAAGGATCTCCTGTAGTTTGTAAAGAAAGAAGTGATGGATGGATGGAGGTTGAAATGGGTGAATTCTTCAATGAGTTAGGAGACGATGGCATGGTTATTTTCCATTTGAAGCAGATTGATGGCATAATTAAAGGTGGGTTAATTGTTGAAGGAATTGAGATTAGACCTAAATATgattag
- the LOC101215496 gene encoding glutathione reductase, cytosolic isoform X1, protein MSRKMLIDGEQCHQAEAEEHYDFDLFVIGAGSGGVRASRFSASHGAKVGICELPFDPISSEVVGGIGGTCVIRGCVPKKILVYGASFGPELQDARNFGWDLNEKVDFDWKKLLQKKTDEIVRLNGIYKRLLTNSGVKMYEGEGKIVGPHEVEVTQLDGTKICYSAKHILIATGSRAVIPDIPGKDWGITSDEALSLEEFPKRVVVLGGGYIAVEFASIWNGMGAKVDLCFRRELPLRGFDDEMRAVVARNLEARGINMHPRTNLTELIKTENGIKVITDHGEELLADAVLFATGRAPNSKRLNLNAVGVEVDKHGAVKVNEYSQTTVPSIWAIGDVTNRMNLTPVALMEGSYFANTVFGDEPTKPDYNFVPYAVFCIPPLSVVGQSEEEAVEKGNGDILVYTSSFNPMKNTISGRQEKTVMKLVVDGDTQKVLGASMCGPDAPEIMQGIAVALKCGATKKQFDSTVGIHPSAAEEFVTMRSVTRRIEAGCKLKTNL, encoded by the exons ATGTCGAGGAAGATGCTCATAGACGGGGAACAGTGCCATCAGGCTGAAGCGGAGGAACACTACGACTTTGATTTATTCGTTATTGGAGCAGGAAGTGGTGGTGTTCGTGCTAGTAGATTTTCAGCTAGCCATGGAGCAAAG GTTGGCATCTGTGAACTTCCATTCGATCCAATCAGCTCAGAAGTAGTTGGAGGAATTGGTGGAAC GTGTGTCATTCGTGGCTGTGTTCCTAAAAAGATTCTAGTCTATGGGGCATCGTTTGGTCCTGAACTTCAG GATGCTCGAAATTTTGGTTGGGATTTGAATGAGAAAGTGGATTTTGATTGGAAGAAACTTCTACAAAAGAAG ACAGATGAGATAGTCCGATTAAATGGAATTTACAAGCGTTTACTGACTAATTCGGGAGTAAAAATGTATGAAGGAGAGGGAAAGATTGTAGGTCCACATGAAGTTGAGGTGACGCAACTTGATGGTACCAAAATATGTTATTCAGCAAAGCACATACTGATTGCAACTGGCAGTAGAGCTGTCATTCCTGATATTCCTGGGAAG GATTGGGGGATAACATCTGATGAGGCTTTGAGTTTAGAGGAGTTTCCTAAGCGTGTTGTGGTGCTTGGAGGAGG GTACATTGCCGTTGAATTTGCTTCGATCTGGAATGGTATGGGTGCCAAAGTTGACCTATGTTTTAGAAGGGAACTTCCACTGAG AGGTTTTGATGATGAAATGAGAGCAGTGGTTGCAAGGAACCTGGAAGCCAGAGGAATTAATATGCACCCAAGAACAAATTTGACAGAA TTGATAAAAACAGAGAACGGAATAAAAGTTATCACAGATCATGGCGAGGAGTTGTTGGCAGATGCTGTGTTGTTTGCGACTG GTCGTGCTCCTAAttcaaaaagattaaatttgaatgCAGTTGGTGTCGAAGTTGATAAACATGGTGCTGTGAAG GTTAATGAGTATTCACAAACGACTGTACCTAGCATCTGGGCTATTGGAGATGTTACTAATCGAATGAATCTTACACCTGTGGCTCTAATGGAGGGATCATACTTTGCT AATACTGTTTTCGGTGATGAACCTACCAAACCAGACTACAACTTTGTGCCTTACGCTGTATTCTG CATACCGCCTCTCTCTGTTGTGGGCCaaagtgaagaagaagctgTAGAGAAAGGGAATGGTGACATTCTGGTGTACACGTCGTCGTTCAATCCAATGAAGAATACGATCTCTGG CCGACAAGAGAAGACGGTAATGAAGCTTGTGGTTGATGGTGACACACAAAAGGTCCTTGGCGCATCTATGTGTGGGCCTGATGCTCCTGAGATTATGCAG GGAATTGCCGTCGCTCTCAAGTGTGGAGCAACCAAGAAACAGTTTGACAGCACT GTTGGAATACACCCATCTGCTGCAGAGGAGTTCGTAACAATGCGAAGTGTTACAAGGCGAATTGAAGCAGGTTGcaaattgaaaacaaacctGTAA
- the LOC101215496 gene encoding glutathione reductase, cytosolic (The RefSeq protein has 4 substitutions compared to this genomic sequence): MSRKMLIDGEQCHQAEAEEHYDFDLFVIGAGSGGVRASRFSASHGAKVGICELPFDPISSEVVGGIGGTCVIRGCVPKKILVYGASFGPELQDARNFGWDLNEKVDFDWKKLLQKKTDEIVRLNGIYKRLLTNSGVKMYEGEGKIVGPHEVEVTQLDGTKICYSAKHILIATGSRAVIPDIPGKDWGITSDEALSLEEFPKRVVVLGGGYIAVEFATIWNGMGAKVDLCFRRELPLRGFDDDMRAVVARNLEARGINMHPRTNLTELIKTENGIKVITDHGEELLADAVLFATGRAPNSKRLNLNAVGVEVDKHGAVKVNEYSQTTVPSIWAIGDVTNRMNLTPVALMEGSYFANTVFGDEPTKPDYNFVPYAVFCIPPLSVVGQSEEEAVEKGNGDILVYTSSFNPMKNTISGRQEKTVMKLVVDGDTQKVLGAAMRGPDAPEIMQGIAVALKCGATKKQFDSTVGIHPSAAEEFVTMRSVTRRIEAGCKLKTNL; the protein is encoded by the exons ATGTCGAGGAAGATGCTCATAGACGGGGAACAGTGCCATCAGGCTGAAGCGGAGGAACACTACGACTTTGATTTATTCGTTATTGGAGCAGGAAGTGGTGGTGTTCGTGCTAGTAGATTTTCAGCTAGCCATGGAGCAAAG GTTGGCATCTGTGAACTTCCATTCGATCCAATCAGCTCAGAAGTAGTTGGAGGAATTGGTGGAAC GTGTGTCATTCGTGGCTGTGTTCCTAAAAAGATTCTAGTCTATGGGGCATCGTTTGGTCCTGAACTTCAG GATGCTCGAAATTTTGGTTGGGATTTGAATGAGAAAGTGGATTTTGATTGGAAGAAACTTCTACAAAAGAAG ACAGATGAGATAGTCCGATTAAATGGAATTTACAAGCGTTTACTGACTAATTCGGGAGTAAAAATGTATGAAGGAGAGGGAAAGATTGTAGGTCCACATGAAGTTGAGGTGACGCAACTTGATGGTACCAAAATATGTTATTCAGCAAAGCACATACTGATTGCAACTGGCAGTAGAGCTGTCATTCCTGATATTCCTGGGAAG GATTGGGGGATAACATCTGATGAGGCTTTGAGTTTAGAGGAGTTTCCTAAGCGTGTTGTGGTGCTTGGAGGAGG GTACATTGCCGTTGAATTTGCTTCGATCTGGAATGGTATGGGTGCCAAAGTTGACCTATGTTTTAGAAGGGAACTTCCACTGAG AGGTTTTGATGATGAAATGAGAGCAGTGGTTGCAAGGAACCTGGAAGCCAGAGGAATTAATATGCACCCAAGAACAAATTTGACAGAA TTGATAAAAACAGAGAACGGAATAAAAGTTATCACAGATCATGGCGAGGAGTTGTTGGCAGATGCTGTGTTGTTTGCGACTG GTCGTGCTCCTAAttcaaaaagattaaatttgaatgCAGTTGGTGTCGAAGTTGATAAACATGGTGCTGTGAAG GTTAATGAGTATTCACAAACGACTGTACCTAGCATCTGGGCTATTGGAGATGTTACTAATCGAATGAATCTTACACCTGTGGCTCTAATGGAGGGATCATACTTTGCT AATACTGTTTTCGGTGATGAACCTACCAAACCAGACTACAACTTTGTGCCTTACGCTGTATTCTG CATACCGCCTCTCTCTGTTGTGGGCCaaagtgaagaagaagctgTAGAGAAAGGGAATGGTGACATTCTGGTGTACACGTCGTCGTTCAATCCAATGAAGAATACGATCTCTGG CCGACAAGAGAAGACGGTAATGAAGCTTGTGGTTGATGGTGACACACAAAAGGTCCTTGGCGCATCTATGTGTGGGCCTGATGCTCCTGAGATTATGCAG GGAATTGCCGTCGCTCTCAAGTGTGGAGCAACCAAGAAACAGTTTGACAGCACT GTTGGAATACACCCATCTGCTGCAGAGGAGTTCGTAACAATGCGAAGTGTTACAAGGCGAATTGAAGCAGGTTGcaaattgaaaacaaacctGTAA
- the LOC105434826 gene encoding putative F-box protein PP2-B12 — protein sequence MDINQLPAECLSCILAFTSPKDACRSAVVSPAFRSAADSDALWTTFLPSDYRQIISQASSSSTSSFLNSLSKKALYLRLSDHLLFIGSGNSGFVLEKGSGKKCYMIGARDLEIVWGSSPEYWTWQSIPTSRFSEVAELQYVWWLEIKGKIEGRNLSPKTKYAAYFVFKLVEDNFCRHVFETTPVSLEVHFEGAEVEEDRRKRVILDPLEGSSVVCVERSDGWMEVEMGEFFNECGDDGSIIFHLMQIDRLRKGGLIVEGVEIRPKYE from the exons ATGGACATCAACCAGCTACCGGCGGAGTGCCTTTCTTGCATTTTGGCCTTCACATCACCAAAGGACGCCTGCAGATCTGCCGTCGTGTCGCCGGCTTTCAGATCAGCCGCGGATTCCGACGCTCTTTGGACCACTTTTCTGCCGTCCGATTACCGGCAGATCATTTCTCAGGCTTCGTCTTCATCTACGTCGTCGTTTCTGAATTCACTGTCCAAAAAGGCTCTCTACCTCCGTCTCTCCGATCATTTGCTTTTTATTGGCTCTGGAAATTCG GGTTTTGTGTTGGAGAAAGGGAGTGGGAAGAAATGTTATATGATAGGAGCAAGAGATCTGGAGATTGTTTGGGGGAGTTCACCCGAATATTGGACTTGGCAATCCATTCCTACATCAAG GTTTTCTGAAGTGGCTGAGTTACAATATGTGTGGTGGCTTGAAATCAAAGGGAAAATAGAGGGTAGAAATTTAAGTCCTAAAACCAAATATGCAGCTTACTTTGTGTTCAAGCTTGTGGAAGACAATTTTTGTCGCCATGTGTTTGAAACAACACCTGTTTCATTAGAAGTTCATTTTGAAGGGGCAGAGGTTGAAGAAGATAGAAGGAAAAGGGTAATTTTGGACCCTCTTGAAGGATCTTCTGTAGTTTGTGTAGAAAGAAGTGATGGATGGATGGAGGTTGAAATGGGTGAATTCTTCAATGAATGTGGAGACGATGGGTCGATTATTTTCCATTTGATGCAGATTGATAGGCTGAGAAAAGGTGGATTAATTGTTGAAGGAGTTGAGATTAGACCTAAATATGAgtag